The Coffea arabica cultivar ET-39 chromosome 2c, Coffea Arabica ET-39 HiFi, whole genome shotgun sequence genome includes the window CGCATTTCCGGCCACATGCAGAAGTGATCTCAAAATGGACACCCCAAGATGACCAGATTTGTCATTCTCTTGGTAAACTGACATATATGATTGATCATTAGAACCCATGTGTGTTCGATAGAGATGTTTGAGTTTGTATCTAGCTGTCTGTCTGTCTCGCTTCTTGTTGGACAACAAAATGGCTACACCTCCCATCCGAAACAAGGCATTGGCTAAAAGCATGGACTTGACATTTCCTCTATAACCATTTGGAGTTACGGCTTCAATGCTTAGAACCAAAGCCAATGAATTGCTATGGACTTTTAGGaggtcttttgctaaacttacAGCCAAGAGTCCGGCACTGCAACCCATTCCACTAAGGTTGGCACTCTTAACATTGCTTCTGAAACCAAATCTATTTATGATCATAGCTGGGATGGATGGTATGGGGCAGAATATACTGCAGTTGGATACAATTATGTCAATGCTTTTTGGATTAACCTTGTGTTTGGAGAGAAGGTCTTCTACGACAGTGAAGAGAACAGTTTCTATTTCTTCTCGACATCGTATCAAAGAAGAATCAGGAGGCATCTGATGTACAGATAAAGGAGCACAGGCCTCATTCCCGACACCTGATCTTTCTGCTACTTTTGTGTGAAAATCAATTGCCTCCCTCTCATGAACCTGACATCTTTCAGAGTGTTCAATGAAATGGGATGCTGGGACGCGCAGGTTATCAGGTGGTAGATAGCAAGAGAAATCAATAAGGTAAATGCATTTTGATCTAGTGTAGAAAAGATAAACAACCAAGAGAAGAATAGTGGTTACTAGGAGATGAAAGTAGACGTGGGAAACTGCAGCAGCTAGGAAGCTTGAATAGTCTGTTAGAAAAAACTCCTGTAGTAAGGCTATCATCTTTATGTTT containing:
- the LOC113726737 gene encoding 3-ketoacyl-CoA synthase 7-like; this translates as MIALLQEFFLTDYSSFLAAAVSHVYFHLLVTTILLLVVYLFYTRSKCIYLIDFSCYLPPDNLRVPASHFIEHSERCQVHEREAIDFHTKVAERSGVGNEACAPLSVHQMPPDSSLIRCREEIETVLFTVVEDLLSKHKVNPKSIDIIVSNCSIFCPIPSIPAMIINRFGFRSNVKSANLSGMGCSAGLLAVSLAKDLLKVHSNSLALVLSIEAVTPNGYRGNVKSMLLANALFRMGGVAILLSNKKRDRQTARYKLKHLYRTHMGSNDQSYMSVYQENDKSGHLGVSILRSLLHVAGNALKTNITDLAPAVLPYSEQLLYGWSVIRKKIWTVSTQNEIHLPNFKKAFDHFCIHAGGRAVIDAIEENLGLNKEDGEASRMTLYRFGNTSSSSVWYELCYLESKGRVKKGDRIWQISFGSGFKCNSAVWECISHPDPNVRNAWSDRIHLYPVEIPIIADH